The Deltaproteobacteria bacterium genome includes the window AATTCCAGCATCCCAGTGCTTCGGTAGATAAACTCGCCAGTCATCTGGGGGTGCCTCGACCTGTGGCCGGAAAATTACAGCGCCAGGCCGCGCATTTTAAGGTTGCCGATCTCCGGTCACACCTCTTTGGTCTGCACCTGGCCGATCAGGGCTTGAAAGCCAGTACTGCCTCTCCGCGGCTATGGTTAGAAAAGGTAATTTTAGAGCTCTGTCCCCCAGTTCCACTTAGGAACCAGCGGTCAGGGAATTAACCTGGCGAGTCAGTCGGGAGATTTTCCGGGCCGCGGTTCGCCAATGCAGGGTGCCTCGGCCCGCCACCCGATCGATGACCGGGATGGCTTTTTTCAGGGCTTCTTGAGCCTCCTCAGGTTGATTTCGGGCCACGGCCAGCCGGACCTCTTTGACTAGTTGCTTAACCCGGGTCTTGCGGCTCTTATTACGCAAACGCCGTGTTTTACTTTGTCGATCCCGCTTCATGGCCGAGCGATGTCTTGCCAAGTAATGATCCTCCTCTATCTGTATCTTGGCCTGCAAAAGGGGGCAAATATGGTGCTCCGCCCCTCCAGGGCCAAGCATAAGTTTTTAGTGACATAACATATTTCAGCCCGCTGTCAAGTCATAAAAGTGGACCTGCTTGGTGGACCTCAATTAATCTGGCGAAAGAAATTCAGGAAATAACTGACTCCCGAGGTCAGGGTTACTAGCAGGGCCAGCCACAGCAGGATGGTGCCCACCTGATGGAAATCTATCCCCCAATAGGGGAAGTGTAGAATCAGGGCAAACAGCGCACTCATCTGGAGGGCGGTTTTGATTTTTCCCCAACGGTCGGCGGCCAGCAAAATCCCTTCGGCGGCGGCCAGCGCCCGGAGTCCGGTAACCGCCAGTTCCCGGCCAATGATCACAAAGGCCATCCAGGCCGCTACCCGGTCCAGAGCAATCAGCATAATCAGGGCCGCCGAAACCAGGAGTTTATCAGCCAGGGGATCCATAAATTTTCCACCCCGGGTGACCAGGCTTTGCCGCCTTGCAAAAAAGCCATCCAATAGGTCGGTCATCCCTGCCCCCAGAAAAAACATGGCCGCCATAAAACTAGGGGCTTCGCCGGGAAAGCTCAACAGCACCAAGAGGATAGGAATGGCCATTACCCGAATGCTGGTCAAGGTATTGGGAAGATTCCAGAATGACACTGAATTCGGCCTCATGGCTATAATTCTTGCACCCGCTTCCAGTCCTCCATGAATCTTTGCAAACCGATATCCGTGAGGGGATGTTTGATTAGTTGCATAAGTACTTTGTGAGGAATGGTGGCAATGTCGGCTCCGGCCAAAGCAGCCTGCAGCACATGCAGCGGATGGCGGATGCTGGCCACGATCACTTCTGTATCGAATCCATAGTTATCGAATATGGTTATCAGCTGTTCGACGATCTCCATACCGGTATGGTTAATATCATCCAGCCGGCCAATAAACGGACTGACATAGGCCGCCCCGGCTTTAGCCGCCAGCAACCCCTGGACCGCCTGAAAGACCAGGGTCACATTAACCCTGATGCCCTCCGAGGCCAGAATCCGGGTAGCCTTCAGGCCTTCCACCGTCATCGGAATCTTGACCACCACCTGGTCATGCAGGCTGGCTAATTTTCGGGCCTCCGGTACCATCTCGTCGCTGATGGTACTCAGCACCTCGGCACTGACCGGCGCCTGAACCAGATCGCAGATACGTTTAATCTGCTCCTGAAAACCGGCAACATCATGACATCCGGCCTTGGAACAAAGGGTAGGATTGGTGGTCACGCCATCTACCAAGCCAAGCCGGTAAGCTTCCTGGATTTCGTCGAAGTCTGCAGTATCAATAAAGAATTTCATTCTGAACTCCTTTCTGAGACAAATTTGGTCGGTTCTCTCAGGAAATGCTTGCGGCAGCCCTCGGAACAGAAATAGTAATCCTTGCCATTATGCGAGGCCTTTAACGCCTCGCGGCGCGGAATAAAAGTTTTGCAGACCGGATCCTGGACCAGAGCGTCGCCCCGGACTTCCTCCCGGCGAGGCCCAGGGCCAGGTGGAGGAATGAATAGGTTGCCGAATCTTCTGATTATTTTATAGCCAAGATATCCTAACAGAATTAAAATTAAATAGCGTAACAAAAGCTGACCTCAAAGTTTATGGGCCATCCGCGCCCCTGGATCCAGCTGCTCCAGGAGTTGGGCAATTGTCTGTCGGAGCCGCGGATGCCAAGCCTCCGGAGCGATTTCCGCCAGGGGCACCAATACAAAACCCCGCCGGTGCAATTCTGGGTGGGGTAGAATCAGAGTCGATGTCTCCATAATAATATCATTATATAACAAAAGGTCCAAATCAATGAGGCGCGGGCCCCAATGGATGGTCCGCACCCGCCCCATTTCGGTTTCAATCCTTAACAACGTCGCCAGCAGCACCTCTGGACCAAGTCGAGTGTGGAGCCGGGCCACGGCGTTAATAAACCAGGGCTGCTCCTTGACGCCGACCGGCGGGGTCGCGTAATAAGCGGAGACCCGGTCGATCACTATTCCTGGTTCGGCGGCCAGCCGCTGCCGGGCCTCATCCAGCCGGGCCGCGGGTTGGTTTAAGTTAGAGCCTAAACCGATAAAGGCGATATGCCATAGTTGGGTTTTGAGTTTTGAGTTTTGAGTTTCCAGTTTTTCTAATTTTTTCTGTTTGTTAGGGCTACCCTCGAAGATTCTTGGTGAGTTAACCTAATCGCGCCAGCCGGACCAGGGCCTCCTCTATGCGGGCTTTATCCACAGTCAAAGCTAAACGCACATAACCCTCCCCTGGAGCTCCAAAGCCGTTGCCGGGAGTGGTGACGATACCGGCATGGTCCAGCAAGTGGGCAGTGAACTGGGCTGAGGTGAGGCCACGCGGCACGGGCAGCCAGACATAAAAAGTGGCTTTGGGCAAATCCACCTCATAGCCCAGCTTTTGCAGCCCCTTGACCAGGATATCGCGGCGTTCCTGATAGATCCGGCAACTTTCCCGTTCCGCCACCGGTGCCTGGTCCGAGTTCAGGGCCGTGATCCCGGCCCATTGAATAGCATTAAAGACCCCCGAATCAATGTTGCTCTTCACCAGACCCAGGCCCTCGACCAATTGGGCGTTGCCCACCGCGAACCCCAGCCGCCAGCCGGTCATGTTATAGGTCTTGGACAGCGAATGGAATTCAATGCCGATTTCCTTGGCTCCGGGAACCTCCAGAAAACTGGGGGGCCGGAAGCCATCATAGGCCACCTCGGTATAGGCGGCGTCATGGACGGCGATGATCTGAAATTGCCGGCAAAAGTC containing:
- a CDS encoding 30S ribosomal protein S20, with the protein product MARHRSAMKRDRQSKTRRLRNKSRKTRVKQLVKEVRLAVARNQPEEAQEALKKAIPVIDRVAGRGTLHWRTAARKISRLTRQVNSLTAGS
- the pgsA gene encoding CDP-diacylglycerol--glycerol-3-phosphate 3-phosphatidyltransferase, translated to MRPNSVSFWNLPNTLTSIRVMAIPILLVLLSFPGEAPSFMAAMFFLGAGMTDLLDGFFARRQSLVTRGGKFMDPLADKLLVSAALIMLIALDRVAAWMAFVIIGRELAVTGLRALAAAEGILLAADRWGKIKTALQMSALFALILHFPYWGIDFHQVGTILLWLALLVTLTSGVSYFLNFFRQIN
- the fsa gene encoding fructose-6-phosphate aldolase, giving the protein MKFFIDTADFDEIQEAYRLGLVDGVTTNPTLCSKAGCHDVAGFQEQIKRICDLVQAPVSAEVLSTISDEMVPEARKLASLHDQVVVKIPMTVEGLKATRILASEGIRVNVTLVFQAVQGLLAAKAGAAYVSPFIGRLDDINHTGMEIVEQLITIFDNYGFDTEVIVASIRHPLHVLQAALAGADIATIPHKVLMQLIKHPLTDIGLQRFMEDWKRVQEL
- a CDS encoding YHS domain-containing protein; this translates as MVQDPVCKTFIPRREALKASHNGKDYYFCSEGCRKHFLREPTKFVSERSSE
- the folK gene encoding 2-amino-4-hydroxy-6-hydroxymethyldihydropteridine diphosphokinase; amino-acid sequence: METQNSKLKTQLWHIAFIGLGSNLNQPAARLDEARQRLAAEPGIVIDRVSAYYATPPVGVKEQPWFINAVARLHTRLGPEVLLATLLRIETEMGRVRTIHWGPRLIDLDLLLYNDIIMETSTLILPHPELHRRGFVLVPLAEIAPEAWHPRLRQTIAQLLEQLDPGARMAHKL
- a CDS encoding LL-diaminopimelate aminotransferase, giving the protein MPLFEFSERLQQLPPYLFKEIDRMKDEVKARGVDIIDLGVGDPDLPTPQFIIKRLQEAAQDPSTHRYPSYSGMDDFRVAVARWYRHRFGVELDPKREVVTLIGSKEGLAHMPLAFNNPGDLNLVTSPAYPVYHIGTLFAGAQSYFLPLLKENQFLPDLSQIPPDIARRAKMLFFNYPNNPTAAVADKNFFAQVVDFCRQFQIIAVHDAAYTEVAYDGFRPPSFLEVPGAKEIGIEFHSLSKTYNMTGWRLGFAVGNAQLVEGLGLVKSNIDSGVFNAIQWAGITALNSDQAPVAERESCRIYQERRDILVKGLQKLGYEVDLPKATFYVWLPVPRGLTSAQFTAHLLDHAGIVTTPGNGFGAPGEGYVRLALTVDKARIEEALVRLARLG